Below is a window of Pseudomonas monteilii DNA.
GTTGAAGAAGATGTCGGCGAAGCTCGGCGCGATGATGCTGCGGAACCCGTATTCGTCCAGGGCCCACGGCGCATGCTCGCGGCTCGAGCCGCAACCGAAGTTCTCGCGCGCCAGCAAAACGCTGGCACCCTGGTAGCGGTCGTGGTTGAGCACGAACTCGGTGTTCAGCGGGCGCTTGCTGTTGTCCTGGTAAGGCTGGCCGACGTCCAGGTAGCGCCACTCGTCGAACAGGTTCGGGCCGAAACCGGTGCGCTTGATCGACTTCAAGAACTGCTTGGGAATGATCTGGTCGGTGTCGACGTTGGCACGATCGAGCGGTGCGACCAGGCCGGTGTGCTGGGTGAAAGCTCTCATGCTGCGCTCCCTTGGATCAACTCGCGGACATCGATGAAGTGACCGGCGACCGCGGCGGCGGCGGCCATGGCTGGGCTGACCAAATGGGTGCGTCCACCGGCGCCCTGGCGGCCTTCGAAGTTACGGTTGGAGGTGGACGCGCAATGCTCGCCACTCTCCAGCCGGTCCGGGTTCATCGCCAGGCACATCGA
It encodes the following:
- a CDS encoding 3-isopropylmalate dehydratase, translated to MRAFTQHTGLVAPLDRANVDTDQIIPKQFLKSIKRTGFGPNLFDEWRYLDVGQPYQDNSKRPLNTEFVLNHDRYQGASVLLARENFGCGSSREHAPWALDEYGFRSIIAPSFADIFFNNSFKNGLLPIILPDEEIDELFKQVEAMPGYQLTIDLQAQAVTRPDGKVLTFEIDAFRKHCLLNGLDDIGLTLQDSEAIAAFEQRHRASQPWLFRG